GGGGTGTTGCTTGGCCGGGCCCTGACCCAGGCTTATGGTCCGGCGCAAAAAAACCTGGATGCCCGAAGTTTTACCCTGCTCTTCCTGTTCAGCTTCCGGGCTCAGGATGGGGCCCTGCGCTACGAGCTGACCGACATCAGCTACCCTCGCTACGCGGCCACCTCGGTGGTGGGAGATGCCAGCAGTGCGCGCCTGGCTGATGGCCTGGTAGAATGGCTGCGGCAGGACGCCTTTTCCGCCATCGGCACCACGGCCGCGCAAACCCACCGCATCCCCGTGGAGCCGGCCCTACGCAGCTACGACCAGTACAACGACCGGGGGGAGCCCCGGCCGCGCATGGTGCAGCAGTGCCAGGGCATTCAGGAAGCCATGACGACGCTGCTGGCTTCGCTCCAACAAAGCCTCAGCCATCCGCGGCCCTGAACCGGCGGCTGCCTCCCGCAGCGGCGGCCCTTTTGTTGCCGCAACGCTGACGCCCAAAGCTGTGTCTGTAGCTGTATTCACTTCACACCTGCCTCCCTTCTTGCCCGCTTTCTTTGTCCAACACGCATTTACCGGCTGGCTGGCCCTGCTGGGGCTGGCCGTGCCGGTGGCTATCTACCTCTGGAACCGGCGGCCGGGGCGGGTGGTGCAGGTGGGCAGCCTGCGGTGGCTGGAAGCGGCTGCCAACCGCCGCCTACGCAGCCTCCGGCCCGAGCAGTTGCTGCTGCTGCTGGTGCGGGCCGCCGTGCTGGGGCTGCTGGCTTTGGCCGTGGCGGGCCCCACGCAGCAGCTGCCAGCTCCGCCCCGCCGCGGGCAGGTGCTGCTGAGCCCGCAGCTGAGCCCCGCCGCTCTGTCCGGCGTGGTGCCGCTGGTGGATTCGCTGCGGCAGCGCGGCTATGAAGTACGGACGCTGGCGCCGGGGTTGCCGCTGCTGAGCCCTGAGCAGTGGGCCCAGCGCCGCGCGGCCGCCGGTTCTACCGCGGCTCCGGCCCCAACCGTCCTGACCGCCCTACCACCTGATTCTTCGGCGGCAGCCGGCCCGGTGTGGAGCCTCGTGCGCCAGGCCGCCGACTCGTTGCCGGGCCGCCCGTTGCTGGTGGTAGCCCCCACTTTGCTCAGCGACTTTCGGGGCACCCGGCCTACGCTGCCGCCCACCGTGCAGTGGTACCCCGTTCCGGCTCCCGACTCCGTGGTGTGGCCGGTGGCAGCCTGGGCAGTAGCGCCCGGCCGGCTGGCCCTGCTCTTGGGCCGGGGCTCCGAAACCGGCATCCACTACCAAACGCTGACACTGAACCGCCCACGCGTGGGGGCTACCGTGCCGGTGCCGGGCCTGCCAGGCGCCGTGCTTCAGGCCGGAGCTGCGCCCGGCCACGTGCGCATCACGCGGGCCGGCGCCAGCTACACGGTGCCCGTGCACACGCGCGCCCTGCGCCTGCACCTCAGCCACGATGCCGCCCACACCCCCGATGCCCGCGTGCTGCGGGCCGCGCTACGAGCCGCTGGCTCGGTGCTGCCCCTGGCCCCGCGCCTTACCGTTTCCCAAGCACCGCCCACCGCTTCCGATTCGCTGGACTGGCTGTTTTGGCTGCGCGACGATGCCGTGCCCGCCGTCTGGCAGCGGCGCATAGCCCAGGGACTCCAGCTGTGGCAAGATGCCCCGGCCCCCGGCACCGTGGCCCCAACATCCGTTGCAGTTCCCGGCAGTAGCAGCATAGTACGAATTCAGCGGCTCAGCCTCCCGACCAAGGTGGCTTTGGATGAAGATGTGCGTTGGACCACGGCCACGGGCCAGCCTCTGCTCATAGCCCAGCACCAAGGCCACGGCCGGCGGTATCGGCTGCACACCCGCCTGCACCCGGCCTGGAGCGAACTGGCCGATAGTCCCGACTTGCCGGCCCTGCTGCTGCCCCTGTTGCTGCCGCCCCGCCCGCCCCAACCCGACCCGCGCCTGCTCGACGCCGCGCAGCTGCCCTCCGTCCCGGCTGCCCCCGCCAGTGCCCCGCCCGTTCCCGCTGGCCCTACCCGCGACCTGACGCCCTGGGTGGTGCTGGCGGCCGGGTTGCTGTTTGGGGCAGAACGGTGGCTGGCGGCCCGCTCGTCCGTTGTTTCATCTCCCGTTGCCGTGCCCGCATGAGCCTGCTGCTGACTGCCCCCGCCGCCGTTTCGGAAGCTGCTCCGCTGCTGCGCACCCTGCACCGGGCGTGGCTGGGGCGGCGGGCTGTGGCTTTGCTGCTGCCGGCCCTGGCCGCGCTGGCCTTATTGTTGGCCCTGGGCACCGGCTGGCCTCTGCTCCGCGGACCGGTAGCCGGGGCCACCGTGCTCTGGCTAGGCGTGGTGGGCTGGCAGTTGCGCCGTCTTTTGCGCGCGTCTCCCGCCGACCTCACCCGCCACCTCGACCGGCTCTATCCCGCCCTCGAAGACAGCGCCGGCCTACTGCTCCCGGCTCCGGTGGAGCCCAACCTGCTGGTGCAGCTTCAGCAGCAGCGGGTGCTGAGCCGCCTGCGGGAGCTGCGCGCTACCACCCGGCCGCTGCTGCCCGTGCCGTTGCGCGGGCCGCTGCTGCTCAGCGCGGCGCTACTGGCGTTGGCTGCCGGGGCTTGGGGGCTGCGGCCTGCTGCCGGAGGGCCGGCAGGCCGGGCCGAGGAGAAGCCTGTGCAGCTGCGGTTTTCGGAAACGCCCGCCCTGCCGCCAGCCGCGCCGCGCATCCTGGCTACTCGCCTGCTGGTTACGCCGCCGGCTTACACTCGCCGGGCCGCGTTTTCGCCCGCTGAACCCTCGTTTCGTTGCCCTCAGGGCAGCCGGGTGCGCTGGACGGTGCAGGTAAGCCGCCCCACCACCGCGGCGCCGGTACTGGAGCTGGGCGGGCGCCGGGTGTTGCTGCGCGCCACGGGGCAGGGCCCCAGCCGAGAGTTTGCGGCGGAGGCAACGCTGACGGCCTCGGCCCTGTACCGGGTGCGCCTGGGCGGGCAGGTTTCCGAGGAATACGCCATCGAGGTGCAGCCCGACCACGCGCCCACCGTGCAGATTATCAGCCCCAAAGCCTACACCTTGGCCGAGTTTGGCCGCCCGCCCCAGGTGGCGGTGCAGGTGCGCCTGCGCGACGACTACGGCCTGAGCCGGGCCCGGCTGGTGGCTACCGTGGCCCAGGGCCAGGGCGAAGCCGTGAAGTTCCGGGAAGTAGTTACCGACCTGAGCGCGCCGCTCAGCGGCCAGCCCGCCACGGCCAGCCTGCGGCACGTGCTGCGCCTGCCCAATCTGGGCCTCACCTACGGCGACGAGGTGTACTTCTACGTGCAGGCCTGGGACAACCGCCGCCAGCTCACCCGCTCCGACACTTACCTGGTGCAGTGGGAAGACACCACCGTGCAGGAAAGCGCCCTGGATGCGTCCCTGGGCGTGAATACCACCCCGGCCTACTTCCGCAGCCAGCGGCAGATTATCATCGACACCGAAAAGCTCCTGACCGAACAGCCCCGCCTCGACCAGGCCACGCTGCTGGACCGCTCCAACAGCATCGGCTTCGACCAAAAGGTGCTGCGCCTGCGCTACGGCAAGTTTTTGGGTGAAGAGTTTGAGGAAAGCATTGGGGCGGCTACCCGTCCGCCCGTGGCCGAAGCTCCCGCCGACGAGGACGCCGGCCTGGGCTCCGTGGTAGCCGAAGACCATACCGCCGCCACCGACCACGACGAGCACCACGGCCACGACCACCCACCCGGCCAGCACCCCGCCGACGACCACGGCCACGCACACACCCCGCCGCCAGCCGACGCACCGCCCGGCGCTGCCGCTGCCGCCGAGCTGATGGAGCCCTACATCCACCGCCACGACGACTCCGAAACCGCCGATTTTCTGGAGCCCGCCGTGAAAGCCAAGCTGCGGGCCGTGCTCAGCGAAATGTGGGAAGCCGAGCTGCGCCTGCGCACCGGCCGCCCCCGCGAGGCCCTGCCTTACGAGTACCGCGCCCTGCGCCTGCTCAAGCAGGTGCAGCAGCAAACCCGTGCCTACGTCAAAAAAGCCGGCTTCACGCCCCCGCCCATGCCCGAAGCCACCACCCGCCTCACCGGCGACCTGGCCGGGGCTGCCGCCCCGCGCCGCCAGGCTACCACCAGCGCCCCACCCCAGCAGCCCACCGTGCGGGCCGCCCTGCGGGCCCTTCAGCAGCTCCGCTCCGGCCAGCCAGCCCCCACCGGCACGGCCGCCACGCTCGACCAGGCCGGGCAGGAGCTGGCCCGCGCGGCCCTGCAAAAGCCGGGCGCCTACCTGACCGCCTTGCGCGAGCTGCGCCGCCTCAGCAGCGCCTTACGCGCCGGTACTCCGCCCCCTTTGGCCGCGGTACCCATAGTAGAACGCGCCCTCACCGACCTTCTACCTCCACCCCGCTCTGCTCCATCTCGCCCGCCCGCTGCTCCCACTCGCCTCGCCCAGCGTTATTTTCAGGAGCTAAGTCAATGATGAATTCTGCTTAGAACCGGAAAAACCTCAAAGCGGCAAGTAGCATATCTTGCTTGTAACCAGATAACTAACACCTTTGCGGCTATTATAGAAAGTCGCTAGAACGTCCTGCTGAGCCTGCCGAAGCATCTCGCGTACTGACGTTGCAATGGTATTGTCATGCTGAGCCCCGCGAAGCATCTCTTTCGCTTCGGTGCAGTGCTATCCAGACGAAGCGGGAGAGATGCTTCGACTTCGCCTCCGGCTGCGCGGACGCCAGATGAAGCATGACCATTCTCTTGTCACCTGTCACCATTTACCTCATCATCCCTTCACCTCAAATGCCCGCCACTTTTCCTTTTTATCTGCTGCTGGCCTTGGCTGTGGTGCTGGGCGGCGGGCTGGCGGTGGCGGCGTGGCGGCGCCCCAACCGCCGATGGCGGGCGGCGCGGCTGGCAGCCGGGCTGGCAGCTGTGGGCGGCCTGTGGCTGCTGGCATTTCCGCCAGCCCGAACGGCACCCGCGCCCGTCGCCACCGATGCTATTCTGCTCACGCCTGGCTACCAACCCGATACGCTGCGCCACCTGCTGGCCCGCCTGGGCGCGGGTACACCGCTGTGGCGCTACGGGGCTGAGCCTGGAACTGCGGCTCCCGACACGCCCACGCTGAGCAACCTCCCGGTGCTACGTCACCTGCTGCCCCAGCTGCGGCGGCTGCACGTGCTGGGCCAGGGCCTGCCCGCCGCCGACGTGCCTCTGCTGCCTGCCGCGCAGCTGGTAGTTCACCAGCCCCGGCCCCGGGTGGGGTTCCGTTCGGCGGCCTGGGCCCGGCAGCCGGAGCTGGGCCAGAGCTGGGCTGTGGAAGGCTTTTTCGAGCAGCCGCCAGCCCGCAACGAGCCCGTATGGATCAGCCTGCACGCGGCTGGTGCCGCCCGTGACTCGGTGCGGCTGCCAGCTGGCCAGGGGGCCTTCCGGGTGCGCTACACGCCCAAAACGGTTGGGCGGGCCGTGTACACGCTGGTGGCCCGGCAGGCTGGGCAGCGGGTGGCAGCCGAGCCCGTACCGCTGGACGTCCAGGCCGCCCGGCCGCTGCGGGTGCTGCTGCTGGCCGTGGCGCCTTCGTTCGAGGTGCGCTTTCTGAAAAACCACTTAGCCGCCCACCAGCATCAGGTGGCAGTGCGTACCGGGCTCAGCCGTGGCCTCACCCAAACGGAGTTTCTGAACCTGCCCTCCCGCCCAGCCTTGGGCCGCCTTACCCCGGCCCTGCTGCGGAGCTTCGATGTGGTGCTCACCGACCCCGGCACCTTGGCCGGCTTGTCGGCAGCCGAGGCGGCTGGTGTGCACCAGGCCGTGCGCCGGGGCAGCTTGGGGCTGCTGTTGCTCACCGAGGCCACCGCGCCCCTACCCGCTCAGCTACCCGGCCGGGCGGCGTTTCGGGTGCAGGGCCGCTCTGGGGCCGCGGCGACGGTTGCCCACCGCCTTACCTGGCCCGATGCTCCGGCCCGCCTCACGGCGCTGGCCCCAGCCACGCTGGCTCCGGGCCCAGCCTTGCGCCCGGTGATACTCGACGCTGACCAGCACCCCGTGGCCGCCACTCAGCGTGTGGGCCTGGGCCAGGTGCTGCTCACTACCGCCACCGAAACCTACACCTGGCTGCTGCAAGGTGCCCCCACCGCCTACGACACCTACTGGAGCCGCCTGCTGACGGCCGTAGCCCCACCGCCTGCTACTACTGGCCTTCAGCTAACTCCGCTCAACAATTGGCCCCGTCCCCATGCGCCGCTGCTGCTCCAAACCACCAACGCGCCGCGCACCCCACTGGCCCTGAGCCCTCCGGTCGGCGCGTCCGTGCGTCTCGCCCTGCGCCAGGACGAAGCCGTACCAGAGTGGGCCACCGCCACCTTCTGGCCGGCCGTTTCCGGCTGGCACGAAGTCCGCCTTGGCACAAGCAGCCAGTGGTTTTACGTGTTCGGGGAAGCCGACTGGCGCGGCCCCGAGCAGCAGGCCCGCTCCGCGGCAGCCAGGGGCTGGCAATCTGTTGCGCCTCCCTCAACTCCTACTGCCGCCGTCGTGCCCCCAGCGCGCACATACTGGCCCCGCTGGGTGGGTTTCTTAGTGTTTCTGGCGGCCGCGGGCTTGCTGTGGCTGGAGGAAAAACTGTAGGGGCGCGTCGCACGCGCCCGCCCTCCTGAACGACCAGCAGAATGTAACGCGAAGTTGTACTTCGCGAGGCGTTAGAACGAGGCCGTTGGGGGTTAACCTGATGGTGCTTACGCCTCGCGAAGTACAACTTCGCGTTACATTCTGCTGGTCGTTTAACAAGCTGCGGCAAGTAGAACCTTACCAGCCTTTTTCTCGGTAACTTTCCTTGCTGACAAAAAAGCAGCCCGGACTCCGCTGAGCAGAATCCGGGCTGGGAAGCAGCAGGCCGGCCAGAGCCGGTGCGCAATTACTTTTGCTCGGTCGTGGTAGTGGTGGTCGACGAAGCTTCGGTGGTGGTAGTACCATCGGCGGGAGCAGCAGTAGCGGCAGCAGCCGGGTCGGTGGTAGCGGGAGCAGCCGTGGCGGCCGAGTCAGTCGTCGTGGCAGTGGCGTCTACGGCGGTGGTTTCGGTCGTGGTGGTGGTTTCTTCAGCCTTCTTGGTTTCGCAGGAAGCGAGGCCAGCAGCGAATACCAGAGCCAGAGCAGATACCTTCAGCAGGTTTTTCATTTTGGTAGTAGGTTTGAAAATTGTAGTCCAAAAAACGCCTTTCATACCCGCCATGGCGAATGGTAACCCAACCATAGAAATTATTTCTTCGCCGGGTTACCCCGCCGGGCACCACGTATTAATCAGCAAAGCGAATGGGTAAGGGACAACCTTCCTACACCGACGAGGAGTTTGTGGCGGCCATCCGTCGCGGCGACGACCGGGCGCTGGCGCAGCTCTACCGGCTGCACTTCCCGATGATTTCGCACTACGTGCTGCAAA
This region of Hymenobacter sp. YIM 151500-1 genomic DNA includes:
- a CDS encoding DUF4468 domain-containing protein; translated protein: MLRYVLPILLLTAAPAVAQTVEPTGAQRPAVRRLPGLPLDSATYQISFRGSLPVPGVPRAELYGRAQEWVARHFEQYGAVVQLASPERGVLLGRALTQAYGPAQKNLDARSFTLLFLFSFRAQDGALRYELTDISYPRYAATSVVGDASSARLADGLVEWLRQDAFSAIGTTAAQTHRIPVEPALRSYDQYNDRGEPRPRMVQQCQGIQEAMTTLLASLQQSLSHPRP
- a CDS encoding BatA domain-containing protein, translating into MPAFFVQHAFTGWLALLGLAVPVAIYLWNRRPGRVVQVGSLRWLEAAANRRLRSLRPEQLLLLLVRAAVLGLLALAVAGPTQQLPAPPRRGQVLLSPQLSPAALSGVVPLVDSLRQRGYEVRTLAPGLPLLSPEQWAQRRAAAGSTAAPAPTVLTALPPDSSAAAGPVWSLVRQAADSLPGRPLLVVAPTLLSDFRGTRPTLPPTVQWYPVPAPDSVVWPVAAWAVAPGRLALLLGRGSETGIHYQTLTLNRPRVGATVPVPGLPGAVLQAGAAPGHVRITRAGASYTVPVHTRALRLHLSHDAAHTPDARVLRAALRAAGSVLPLAPRLTVSQAPPTASDSLDWLFWLRDDAVPAVWQRRIAQGLQLWQDAPAPGTVAPTSVAVPGSSSIVRIQRLSLPTKVALDEDVRWTTATGQPLLIAQHQGHGRRYRLHTRLHPAWSELADSPDLPALLLPLLLPPRPPQPDPRLLDAAQLPSVPAAPASAPPVPAGPTRDLTPWVVLAAGLLFGAERWLAARSSVVSSPVAVPA
- a CDS encoding DUF4175 domain-containing protein, coding for MSLLLTAPAAVSEAAPLLRTLHRAWLGRRAVALLLPALAALALLLALGTGWPLLRGPVAGATVLWLGVVGWQLRRLLRASPADLTRHLDRLYPALEDSAGLLLPAPVEPNLLVQLQQQRVLSRLRELRATTRPLLPVPLRGPLLLSAALLALAAGAWGLRPAAGGPAGRAEEKPVQLRFSETPALPPAAPRILATRLLVTPPAYTRRAAFSPAEPSFRCPQGSRVRWTVQVSRPTTAAPVLELGGRRVLLRATGQGPSREFAAEATLTASALYRVRLGGQVSEEYAIEVQPDHAPTVQIISPKAYTLAEFGRPPQVAVQVRLRDDYGLSRARLVATVAQGQGEAVKFREVVTDLSAPLSGQPATASLRHVLRLPNLGLTYGDEVYFYVQAWDNRRQLTRSDTYLVQWEDTTVQESALDASLGVNTTPAYFRSQRQIIIDTEKLLTEQPRLDQATLLDRSNSIGFDQKVLRLRYGKFLGEEFEESIGAATRPPVAEAPADEDAGLGSVVAEDHTAATDHDEHHGHDHPPGQHPADDHGHAHTPPPADAPPGAAAAAELMEPYIHRHDDSETADFLEPAVKAKLRAVLSEMWEAELRLRTGRPREALPYEYRALRLLKQVQQQTRAYVKKAGFTPPPMPEATTRLTGDLAGAAAPRRQATTSAPPQQPTVRAALRALQQLRSGQPAPTGTAATLDQAGQELARAALQKPGAYLTALRELRRLSSALRAGTPPPLAAVPIVERALTDLLPPPRSAPSRPPAAPTRLAQRYFQELSQ